Proteins from a single region of Bradyrhizobium diazoefficiens:
- a CDS encoding MATE family efflux transporter → MSVEDVAAPPMAATEVLAPPAGSVRPAARAAQSASDQRRAALLTAPILLTLLKLALPTVTVLVAQTAVNIAEAYYVGYLGTDALAGAALVFPIFMLMMMMSNGGFGSGVASSVARAVGAGRRDDADAALFHAIVLAIIAGALFTAGVHFGGPALFRALGGRDGALDAAITYSDNLFAGAIPAWIVNLQAAALRGSGNVKVPALVTLIGAIVTIPVSPLLIFGFGPVPSLGIGGAGLAFGLYYGAAMLFLLRYMSSGASGLRLHIVPLRAKVFGDMLKIGIPTAFNAVLTNLTVILVTGAVGLFGTSALAGYGIASRLDYIMIPLLFGISTATLTMVGVNMGAGQTARAQKIGWVSGAAGMIMTGSIGLLVAIFPTPWLHLFSHDADVVNEGMTYLRIVGPAYAALGFGFVASFAAQGAGRAMGPLASGVARILIAAGGGWIAVAYFGAGMTGLAAMVTVSLAAYAVISVLIMLARSTWRAEPRA, encoded by the coding sequence ATGTCAGTCGAGGACGTCGCCGCACCGCCCATGGCGGCCACGGAGGTGCTGGCGCCCCCCGCGGGCTCAGTTCGCCCGGCGGCGAGGGCTGCCCAGAGCGCAAGCGATCAGCGCCGCGCCGCGCTCCTGACTGCGCCGATCCTGCTGACGCTGCTCAAGCTGGCGCTGCCGACGGTGACCGTTCTGGTAGCGCAGACCGCGGTCAATATCGCGGAGGCGTATTATGTTGGCTATCTCGGCACAGATGCGCTGGCGGGAGCGGCGCTGGTGTTCCCGATCTTCATGCTGATGATGATGATGTCGAACGGCGGATTCGGCTCCGGCGTCGCCTCTTCGGTGGCGCGTGCGGTCGGCGCCGGCCGCCGCGATGATGCCGATGCGGCGCTGTTCCACGCCATCGTGCTGGCGATTATCGCGGGCGCGCTGTTCACGGCGGGAGTGCACTTCGGCGGCCCGGCACTGTTCCGCGCACTCGGTGGCCGTGACGGCGCGCTCGATGCTGCCATCACCTATTCCGACAACCTCTTCGCCGGCGCGATTCCGGCCTGGATCGTCAATCTCCAGGCGGCCGCACTGCGCGGCTCCGGCAATGTCAAGGTGCCTGCGCTGGTCACCCTGATCGGCGCGATCGTGACCATCCCGGTCTCGCCGCTGCTGATCTTCGGCTTCGGTCCCGTCCCAAGCCTCGGCATCGGCGGCGCCGGTCTCGCCTTCGGCCTCTATTACGGCGCGGCGATGCTGTTCCTGCTGCGCTACATGTCCTCGGGCGCATCCGGCTTGAGGCTGCACATCGTGCCGCTGCGCGCAAAAGTCTTTGGCGACATGCTGAAGATCGGCATCCCCACCGCGTTCAACGCCGTGCTGACCAATCTCACCGTCATCCTCGTCACCGGCGCGGTCGGCCTGTTCGGGACCTCGGCGCTCGCCGGTTACGGCATCGCCTCGCGGCTCGACTACATCATGATCCCGCTGCTGTTCGGCATCAGCACGGCGACTTTGACCATGGTCGGCGTCAACATGGGCGCAGGCCAGACCGCGCGGGCGCAGAAGATCGGCTGGGTCAGCGGCGCCGCCGGCATGATCATGACGGGGTCCATCGGGCTCCTGGTCGCGATTTTTCCGACCCCCTGGCTCCATCTCTTCAGCCACGACGCTGACGTCGTGAACGAGGGCATGACGTACTTGCGCATCGTCGGTCCGGCCTATGCGGCGCTGGGTTTTGGCTTCGTCGCGTCGTTCGCAGCACAAGGCGCGGGTCGGGCGATGGGCCCGCTCGCCTCCGGGGTCGCGCGCATCCTAATCGCGGCCGGCGGCGGCTGGATTGCGGTGGCGTATTTCGGCGCGGGAATGACCGGGCTTGCTGCCATGGTCACGGTGTCGCTTGCCGCCTACGCCGTCATCTCCGTGCTGATCATGCTCGCGCGATCGACCTGGCGCGCCGAGCCGCGCGCCTAG
- a CDS encoding ABC transporter substrate-binding protein: MSNINRRTLVEGSLAAAIAGTALSRRTFADTTDPILLGVSGPLTGPNAQYGTQWKQGFDLALDEIMAAGGINGRKLAYTFEDSQSDPRQSVAIAQKFVSDPRIVMELGDFSSPASMAASPIYQRGGLVQFGFTNSHPDFTKGGDFMWSTSVSQADEQPLLAAYAVKKLGLKKLAVLHLNTDWGRTSRDYFSKAAKEYGAEIVVTEGYIAEERDFRSTLVRVRDANPDGLVLISYYSDGALIARQARQVGLKQVICAASSVYSPKFIELGGDAVEDVHVGTRYFPEDPRPEVQKFIAGFKKKYNGLEPDAFNAYSYDAMNMAAAVLKIGGTDRRAIRDAFAKVKDVPSVIFGAATFDVATRRVKGAMNAELVVRKGQFALWDGKPT; this comes from the coding sequence ATGAGCAACATCAATCGCCGAACCCTGGTCGAGGGCTCGCTCGCCGCCGCAATCGCGGGAACGGCGCTCTCGCGTCGCACCTTCGCGGACACCACTGATCCGATCCTGCTCGGCGTCAGCGGTCCCCTCACGGGGCCAAACGCGCAATATGGCACGCAGTGGAAGCAGGGCTTTGATCTCGCGCTCGACGAGATCATGGCTGCCGGCGGCATCAACGGCCGCAAGCTCGCCTATACCTTCGAGGACAGCCAGAGCGATCCGCGCCAGTCGGTGGCAATCGCCCAAAAGTTCGTCTCCGATCCCCGCATCGTCATGGAGCTCGGCGATTTCTCCAGCCCTGCGTCAATGGCGGCCTCGCCAATCTATCAGCGCGGTGGCCTCGTGCAATTCGGCTTCACGAATTCGCACCCTGACTTCACCAAGGGCGGCGATTTTATGTGGAGCACGTCCGTGAGCCAGGCCGACGAGCAGCCGCTGCTGGCGGCCTATGCCGTCAAGAAGCTTGGCCTGAAGAAGCTTGCAGTGCTGCATCTCAACACCGATTGGGGCCGCACCAGCCGCGACTATTTCAGCAAGGCTGCCAAGGAATATGGCGCGGAGATCGTCGTGACCGAAGGCTATATCGCCGAGGAGCGCGACTTCCGCTCCACGCTGGTGCGCGTACGCGACGCCAATCCGGACGGGCTGGTCCTGATCTCCTATTATTCCGACGGTGCGCTGATCGCGCGCCAGGCGCGGCAGGTCGGGCTGAAGCAGGTGATCTGCGCCGCAAGCTCGGTCTACTCGCCGAAATTCATCGAGCTCGGCGGCGATGCCGTCGAGGACGTCCATGTCGGCACGCGCTACTTCCCGGAAGATCCGCGGCCCGAGGTGCAGAAATTCATCGCCGGCTTCAAGAAGAAGTACAACGGGCTGGAGCCCGACGCCTTCAACGCCTATTCTTATGACGCGATGAACATGGCCGCCGCTGTGTTGAAGATCGGCGGCACCGACCGCCGCGCCATCCGCGACGCCTTCGCCAAGGTCAAGGACGTCCCGAGCGTCATCTTCGGAGCCGCGACGTTCGACGTCGCGACCCGTCGCGTGAAAGGCGCGATGAATGCCGAGCTCGTCGTGCGCAAGGGCCAGTTTGCGCTTTGGGACGGCAAGCCGACCTGA
- a CDS encoding peptide ABC transporter substrate-binding protein, with product MNENDIRKAIAEVKQGTLSRRSFIQTMAAVGIAAPVASQILLWNDVAMADATLAYKPAKAGGGGPLKMLVWQAPTLLNPHFAIGTKDQLASRVFFEPLAGWDRDGNLIPCLAAEVPTKANGGLAADGTSVIWKLKQGVRWHDGKPFTADDVVFTWAYAADLATAAYTTGSYQNITVEKIDDHTVKVIFKAPTPFWADPFVGAVGQILPKHHFGDYAGAKSRDAPGNLKPVGTGPYKFVEFKPGDLILAERNPDYHVKNQPYFDTLEIKGGGDAVSAARAVLQTGEYDYAWNLLVEDEVLKRMEAGGKGKVEFTPSGNVEFIMLNTTDPWTEVDGECSSAKTKHPTLSDPAVRRALNLLIDREAIQKFIYGRAAIATASFVNLPAQFKSRKLTYAFDVDKANRILDEAGWTKGADGIREKDGKKLKYVFQTSINAPRQKTQAIIKQACQKAGIEIELKSVTASVFFSSDVGNPDTYSKFYCDMEMYNTTMPQPDPERFLNQCVSWEIANKDNKWLGRNISRWSDPEADNAYKAAQTKLDPIKRAALLIEVNEIFCEANVFLPLLSRHIVGGAVNGLMTDISGWDVTTWNIASWYRA from the coding sequence ATGAACGAAAACGACATCCGCAAGGCAATCGCGGAGGTGAAGCAAGGCACGCTGTCGCGGCGCTCGTTCATCCAGACCATGGCTGCGGTGGGGATCGCGGCGCCGGTGGCGAGCCAGATCCTGCTCTGGAATGACGTGGCGATGGCCGACGCCACGCTTGCCTACAAGCCGGCCAAAGCCGGCGGCGGCGGTCCGCTCAAGATGCTGGTCTGGCAGGCTCCCACCTTGCTCAATCCGCATTTTGCGATCGGCACCAAGGATCAGCTCGCCTCGCGCGTCTTCTTCGAGCCGCTCGCCGGCTGGGACAGGGACGGCAATCTCATCCCCTGCCTCGCCGCCGAAGTCCCGACAAAGGCGAATGGCGGCCTCGCCGCCGACGGCACCAGCGTGATCTGGAAGTTGAAGCAGGGCGTGAGATGGCATGACGGCAAGCCCTTCACCGCCGACGACGTCGTCTTCACCTGGGCCTACGCTGCGGATCTCGCCACCGCCGCCTACACCACGGGGTCCTATCAGAACATCACGGTCGAGAAGATCGACGACCACACCGTCAAGGTGATCTTCAAGGCGCCGACCCCGTTCTGGGCCGATCCCTTCGTCGGCGCGGTCGGCCAGATCCTGCCGAAACATCATTTCGGCGACTATGCCGGCGCCAAATCGCGCGATGCGCCGGGCAATTTGAAGCCGGTCGGCACCGGTCCCTACAAATTTGTGGAGTTCAAGCCGGGCGATCTGATCCTGGCCGAACGCAATCCCGACTATCACGTCAAGAACCAGCCCTATTTCGACACGCTGGAGATCAAGGGTGGCGGCGACGCAGTATCCGCGGCGCGCGCGGTGCTGCAGACTGGCGAATACGACTATGCCTGGAACCTGCTGGTGGAGGACGAGGTCCTCAAGCGCATGGAGGCCGGCGGCAAGGGCAAGGTGGAGTTCACGCCCTCCGGCAATGTCGAGTTCATCATGCTCAACACGACCGATCCGTGGACCGAGGTCGATGGCGAATGCTCCAGCGCCAAGACCAAACACCCTACGCTGTCCGATCCGGCCGTTCGCCGGGCGCTCAACCTGCTGATCGATCGCGAGGCGATCCAGAAATTCATTTACGGCCGCGCCGCCATCGCAACCGCGAGCTTCGTCAACCTGCCCGCGCAGTTCAAGTCGCGCAAGCTGACCTACGCGTTCGACGTCGACAAGGCGAACAGGATCCTCGACGAGGCCGGCTGGACAAAAGGCGCGGACGGCATCCGCGAGAAGGACGGCAAGAAGCTCAAATACGTGTTCCAGACCTCGATCAACGCCCCGCGCCAGAAAACGCAGGCCATCATCAAGCAGGCCTGCCAGAAGGCCGGCATCGAGATCGAGCTGAAATCGGTCACCGCATCGGTGTTCTTCTCGTCGGACGTCGGCAACCCCGACACCTACTCCAAATTCTATTGCGACATGGAGATGTACAACACGACGATGCCGCAGCCCGATCCGGAGCGGTTCCTGAACCAGTGCGTCTCCTGGGAGATCGCCAACAAGGACAACAAATGGCTCGGCCGCAACATCTCGCGCTGGTCCGATCCCGAGGCCGACAACGCCTACAAGGCCGCGCAGACCAAGCTCGATCCGATCAAGCGCGCCGCGCTGCTGATTGAGGTCAACGAGATCTTCTGCGAGGCCAACGTGTTCCTGCCGCTGCTGTCGCGACACATCGTCGGGGGCGCCGTCAACGGCCTGATGACCGACATCTCGGGCTGGGATGTCACGACGTGGAATATTGCGAGCTGGTATCGGGCCTGA
- a CDS encoding molybdopterin guanine dinucleotide-containing S/N-oxide reductase yields MDDTIGFPDPGLDLSDGFKPHTSHWGVFSARNGDAGLEVRAYAGDPDPNGIIDNFPGALRHQARVAQPAIRRGWLERGPGPDSRRGRDEFVSVSWEKALDLLGDELMRIRDTRGPGAVFGGSYGWASAGRFHHAQSQVHRFLNIAMGGYVRSVNSYSSGASSVLLPQILAGYEDITKRNVTWQQIADETEIVLAFGGMALKNSMVAGGSISKHVERGAMAAARRRGCEFILMSPLREDLPVEAGAEWMTCIPGTDTALMLGIVHTLVSEGLHDQAFLDRYTEGWPVFLRYLTGESDGQAKDAAWAAVICGVDADAIRTLARRLAGKRALITVSHSLQRAEHGEQPVWMGMVLAAALGQIGLPGGGYAYSLGAIGYYGRRVNDVPGPTLGQGRNGIRDFIPVARIADMLLNPGSTYRYNGETRTYPDIRLVYWAGGNPFHHHQDINRLRKAFAKVDTLVVHELAWTATARHADIVLPSTMTLEREDIGYSSNDPLMVAMHRVAEPFGLARDDYEIFADLADRLGVREPFTEGRTSRQWLEHLYEPTRASLARRGLEAPSFEEFWRRGSLVVPQQPDDGGRLRSFREDPVAHPLPTPSGRIEIYSAKIAAHNDADCPGHPVWLEKSDMPKPGAPCFLVANQPVTRLHSQLDFGGHSLGAKHRGREVARMNPRDADTRGIADGDIIRLFNDRGACLAAVHVTDDIAPGVVQLPTGAWYDPMDPKDDAPLCVHGNPNVLTRDVGTSSFAQGCTGQLTAVEVEKFTGNLPPIRAFDPA; encoded by the coding sequence ATGGACGATACGATCGGCTTCCCCGACCCTGGGCTTGACCTGTCTGATGGATTCAAGCCGCACACCTCGCATTGGGGCGTGTTCTCGGCGCGCAACGGCGACGCCGGGCTGGAGGTGAGGGCCTATGCGGGCGACCCCGATCCGAACGGCATCATCGACAATTTTCCCGGCGCCTTGCGCCACCAGGCGCGCGTCGCCCAGCCCGCCATCCGCCGCGGCTGGCTCGAGCGCGGGCCCGGTCCGGATAGCAGGCGCGGGCGCGACGAATTCGTCTCCGTCAGCTGGGAGAAGGCGCTGGACCTGCTCGGCGACGAGCTCATGCGCATCCGCGACACGCGCGGCCCCGGCGCCGTGTTCGGCGGCTCCTACGGCTGGGCCAGCGCCGGCCGCTTCCATCACGCCCAGAGCCAGGTGCACCGCTTTCTCAACATCGCGATGGGCGGCTATGTCCGCTCGGTGAATTCCTATTCGTCGGGCGCGTCTTCGGTGCTGCTGCCGCAGATCCTCGCCGGCTACGAGGACATCACCAAACGCAACGTGACCTGGCAGCAGATCGCTGATGAGACCGAGATCGTGCTCGCGTTCGGCGGCATGGCGCTGAAGAACTCGATGGTGGCCGGCGGCTCGATCAGCAAGCATGTCGAGCGCGGCGCGATGGCGGCTGCGCGCCGCCGCGGCTGCGAGTTCATCCTGATGAGCCCGCTGCGCGAAGACCTGCCGGTCGAGGCCGGCGCCGAATGGATGACCTGCATCCCCGGCACCGATACCGCGCTGATGCTCGGCATCGTCCACACGCTGGTCAGCGAAGGCTTGCACGACCAGGCCTTCCTCGATCGCTACACCGAGGGATGGCCGGTGTTCCTGCGCTATCTCACCGGCGAGAGCGACGGGCAGGCCAAGGACGCCGCATGGGCCGCTGTGATCTGCGGCGTCGACGCCGACGCGATCCGCACGCTGGCGCGGCGCCTTGCCGGGAAGCGCGCGCTCATCACCGTCTCGCATTCGCTGCAGCGTGCCGAACATGGCGAGCAGCCGGTGTGGATGGGGATGGTGCTGGCGGCTGCTCTCGGCCAGATCGGTCTTCCCGGCGGCGGCTATGCCTATTCGCTGGGCGCGATCGGCTACTACGGCCGCCGCGTCAACGACGTGCCGGGGCCGACGCTAGGGCAGGGCCGCAACGGTATCAGGGATTTCATTCCCGTGGCCCGCATCGCCGACATGCTGCTCAATCCCGGCAGCACCTATCGCTACAATGGCGAGACACGCACCTATCCGGACATCCGCCTGGTCTACTGGGCCGGCGGCAATCCCTTCCATCACCACCAGGACATCAACCGCCTGCGCAAGGCGTTCGCGAAAGTCGACACGCTGGTCGTGCACGAGCTCGCCTGGACCGCGACCGCGCGCCACGCCGACATCGTGCTGCCCTCGACCATGACGCTGGAACGCGAGGACATCGGCTATTCCAGCAACGATCCGCTGATGGTCGCGATGCACCGCGTCGCCGAGCCGTTTGGCCTGGCGCGCGACGATTACGAGATCTTCGCCGATCTCGCCGATCGCCTCGGCGTCCGCGAGCCTTTCACCGAGGGGCGCACCTCGCGGCAATGGCTGGAGCATCTCTACGAGCCGACCCGCGCCTCGCTTGCCAGGCGTGGCCTCGAGGCCCCGAGCTTCGAGGAATTCTGGCGGCGCGGCAGCCTGGTCGTGCCGCAACAGCCCGACGACGGCGGCCGGCTGCGCAGTTTCCGCGAGGACCCGGTCGCGCATCCGCTGCCGACACCGAGCGGACGCATCGAGATCTACTCCGCCAAGATCGCTGCGCATAACGATGCGGATTGTCCCGGCCATCCGGTCTGGCTCGAGAAGAGCGATATGCCCAAGCCCGGCGCGCCGTGCTTCCTCGTCGCCAACCAGCCGGTGACGCGCCTGCACAGCCAGCTCGATTTCGGCGGACATTCGCTTGGCGCAAAACATCGCGGCCGAGAGGTGGCACGCATGAATCCGCGCGATGCCGATACGCGCGGCATTGCGGACGGCGATATCATTCGCCTGTTCAACGACCGCGGCGCCTGCCTTGCCGCGGTCCACGTCACCGACGACATCGCGCCCGGTGTGGTGCAATTGCCGACCGGCGCCTGGTACGATCCGATGGATCCGAAGGACGACGCGCCGCTCTGCGTTCACGGCAATCCGAACGTGCTGACCCGTGACGTCGGCACTTCGTCCTTCGCGCAAGGCTGCACCGGCCAGCTCACGGCGGTCGAAGTCGAGAAGTTCACCGGCAATCTGCCGCCGATCCGCGCGTTCGATCCGGCATAG
- a CDS encoding ABC transporter permease yields the protein MSSWLDYTINGLIVGNVYALVAVGLALIFGVSRLINFAQGSIYLVGAYIGWVAVVQLHTPLPVTIIFVAVAAALVGLIIERFGLRPLQNSVRIAPLLATIGISFVLDQLVMLTFSPNPRALPSQLPDVRFQVGGGTIGPLDLLIAGVGISSALLLFVFLRYSKLGWAVRAASQDRDAAMQMGVDVNRVNQAVFGIAAALGGVSGLLVGMYYNQIDTAMSLQATLKGVVAEVVGGAGNVPGAVVGSLLLGLVESYGVAVFGTSYRNLFAFLLLVLVLVLRPNGLFASARQAPPEPLTGTFIAPSRPVRIPRWALAVAVAVFAILPLLPVSFYVLQTLINAWLLGMLALSLTLVAGTIGQVSLGHAALLAIGAYTSALLSLTLAVPVGLAIIAGGLMSAALGTILISPSFRLRGHYVSIATLAIGEIVSLVILNWESVTRGPIGISGIPPLSLFGYDLISATSVYWFSFAVMVALALLQARLLSSHLGRSFRAIRDDDIAARAYGLSLNRYKSLAFIFGGFAAGVSGGIAAHLYSYINHETFNTQQSILALTVVILGGLGNVVGAVVGAVALVGLPEVFRIAAEYRILIYGIVLLLLVRFRPQGLLGTI from the coding sequence GTGTCTTCCTGGCTCGACTACACCATCAATGGGCTGATCGTCGGTAACGTGTACGCCCTGGTTGCGGTCGGGCTCGCGCTGATCTTCGGCGTCAGCCGGCTGATCAACTTTGCGCAAGGCTCGATCTATCTGGTCGGCGCCTATATCGGCTGGGTTGCGGTGGTGCAGCTGCACACCCCGCTGCCGGTCACCATCATTTTCGTCGCGGTAGCGGCCGCGCTGGTCGGGCTGATCATCGAGCGGTTCGGCCTGCGGCCGCTGCAGAACTCGGTGCGGATCGCGCCGCTGCTGGCAACCATCGGCATCAGCTTCGTGCTCGACCAGCTGGTGATGCTGACCTTCTCGCCTAATCCGCGCGCGCTGCCGAGCCAGCTGCCCGACGTGCGCTTTCAGGTCGGCGGCGGCACGATCGGGCCGCTTGATCTGCTCATCGCCGGCGTCGGCATCAGCAGCGCGCTGCTGCTGTTCGTGTTCCTGCGCTACAGCAAGCTCGGCTGGGCCGTGCGCGCCGCATCGCAGGACCGCGACGCGGCGATGCAGATGGGCGTCGACGTCAATCGCGTCAATCAGGCGGTGTTCGGCATCGCGGCTGCGCTCGGCGGTGTCTCCGGCCTGCTGGTCGGCATGTACTACAACCAGATCGACACCGCGATGAGCCTGCAGGCGACGCTCAAGGGCGTCGTCGCCGAGGTGGTCGGCGGCGCCGGCAACGTGCCCGGTGCCGTCGTCGGCAGCCTCCTGCTCGGATTGGTCGAGAGCTACGGCGTCGCCGTGTTCGGCACCAGCTACCGAAACCTGTTCGCTTTCCTGCTGCTGGTCCTCGTGCTGGTGCTGCGGCCGAACGGCCTGTTCGCGAGCGCCCGGCAGGCGCCGCCCGAGCCGCTCACCGGCACGTTTATCGCGCCGAGCCGCCCCGTGCGCATTCCGCGCTGGGCCTTGGCCGTAGCGGTCGCGGTGTTCGCGATCCTGCCGCTGCTGCCTGTGTCCTTCTACGTGCTGCAGACCCTGATCAACGCCTGGCTGCTTGGCATGCTCGCGCTGAGCCTCACGCTGGTCGCCGGCACGATCGGACAGGTCTCGCTCGGACATGCCGCGCTGCTCGCCATCGGCGCCTATACCTCCGCGCTGCTCTCGCTGACATTGGCTGTTCCCGTCGGCCTCGCCATCATCGCCGGTGGCCTGATGAGCGCTGCGCTCGGCACGATCCTGATCTCGCCGTCGTTCCGCCTGCGTGGACATTACGTCTCGATCGCGACGCTCGCCATCGGCGAGATCGTGTCGCTGGTGATTTTGAACTGGGAAAGCGTCACCCGCGGTCCGATCGGCATCTCGGGTATCCCGCCGCTGTCGCTGTTCGGCTACGATTTGATCAGCGCAACGTCGGTCTACTGGTTCAGCTTTGCCGTGATGGTCGCGCTGGCGCTGCTCCAGGCGCGGCTGCTCTCATCGCATCTCGGCCGCAGCTTTCGCGCCATCCGCGACGACGATATCGCCGCCCGCGCCTATGGTCTCAGCCTGAACCGCTACAAATCGCTCGCCTTCATCTTCGGCGGATTCGCGGCCGGCGTCAGCGGCGGCATCGCAGCGCATCTTTATTCCTACATCAACCACGAGACCTTCAACACGCAGCAATCCATCCTGGCGCTGACGGTCGTGATCCTTGGCGGCCTCGGCAATGTCGTCGGCGCCGTGGTCGGGGCGGTGGCGCTGGTCGGTCTGCCTGAAGTCTTCCGGATCGCGGCCGAGTACCGCATCCTGATCTACGGCATCGTGCTGCTGCTGCTCGTCCGGTTCAGGCCGCAGGGCCTGTTGGGGACGATCTGA
- a CDS encoding putative FMN-dependent luciferase-like monooxygenase: MKRFANLKRLGFFTRLLDEAPPAERYRFAAEQIVRAEKAGLDSAWIAQHHFHEREGGLPSPFTFLGYVAAQTSRIRLGTGIVTLPLESAVRVAEDAAVLDLLCNGRFELGVGTGGNPSAFAAFGLDGTQRNEIFARNLELVRKALTGKQLDGGDTLYPQRPQLDKRIWQATFSVAGGARAGKAGDGLLLSRTQPRAKEAPNATLAEIQNPIIDGYLEALPQGCEPRIMASRSVFVADDHREAMRLADIGLRRALPQFMKSGHLPPGETLEEMITAFDTHVGGADEVIASLRTDATLERVTDLVFQVHSVDAPHPYVLRSIELVAEKVAPALGWTRTAPDVALAG, from the coding sequence ATGAAACGCTTTGCAAACCTGAAACGCCTGGGATTCTTCACACGGCTGCTCGACGAGGCGCCACCGGCGGAACGATATCGCTTCGCCGCCGAGCAGATCGTGCGCGCCGAAAAGGCCGGTCTCGATTCCGCGTGGATCGCGCAGCACCATTTTCACGAGCGCGAGGGCGGCCTGCCCTCGCCCTTCACCTTCCTCGGCTACGTCGCCGCCCAAACCTCGCGCATTCGCCTCGGCACCGGCATCGTCACCTTGCCGCTGGAGAGCGCGGTGCGGGTGGCAGAGGACGCCGCGGTGCTCGATCTGCTCTGCAATGGCCGATTCGAGCTCGGCGTCGGTACCGGCGGCAATCCGTCGGCCTTTGCTGCCTTCGGCCTCGACGGCACCCAGCGCAACGAGATCTTTGCGCGCAATCTTGAACTGGTCCGCAAGGCGCTGACCGGCAAGCAGCTCGACGGCGGCGACACACTCTATCCGCAGCGGCCGCAATTGGACAAGCGAATCTGGCAAGCGACCTTCTCGGTGGCGGGCGGTGCGCGCGCCGGCAAGGCCGGCGACGGCCTGCTGCTCTCGCGCACCCAGCCGCGGGCCAAGGAGGCGCCAAACGCGACGCTCGCCGAGATCCAGAACCCGATCATCGATGGCTATCTCGAAGCACTGCCACAGGGCTGCGAGCCGCGCATCATGGCGTCGCGCAGCGTGTTCGTCGCCGACGATCATCGCGAGGCGATGCGGCTCGCCGATATCGGGCTTCGCCGCGCACTGCCGCAGTTCATGAAGAGCGGTCACCTTCCTCCGGGCGAGACGCTGGAGGAGATGATCACGGCGTTCGACACCCATGTCGGCGGCGCGGACGAGGTGATCGCCTCGCTGCGAACAGATGCGACGCTGGAGCGGGTGACCGATCTGGTCTTCCAGGTCCATTCGGTCGATGCGCCGCACCCTTACGTCCTGCGCTCGATCGAGCTGGTGGCGGAGAAGGTCGCGCCGGCACTGGGCTGGACCCGGACGGCGCCCGACGTGGCGCTCGCGGGCTAG
- a CDS encoding alkylhydroperoxidase domain protein: protein MSASVNPPVAFTQDELGWVSWIEPLPEVELTERHFNGLVDRARAKSEYFRLLVRDPEVLEARTKTDKDIFYNVADGLPRAERELAAAATSRYNGCIYCASVHARFASTYSKRREDVQKLLDEGVSADLGERWNAVVKASVALASTPITFGPDNIAELRHAGLDDAEIVDVINCASFFNWANRLMLSLGEPSK from the coding sequence ATGAGCGCCAGCGTCAATCCGCCCGTCGCCTTCACTCAGGACGAGCTCGGCTGGGTCTCCTGGATCGAGCCGCTGCCCGAGGTCGAGCTCACCGAGCGGCATTTCAATGGTCTCGTCGATCGCGCCCGCGCCAAATCGGAATATTTCCGCCTGCTGGTGCGCGATCCCGAGGTGCTGGAAGCCCGCACCAAGACCGACAAGGACATCTTCTACAACGTCGCCGATGGCCTGCCGCGCGCCGAGCGTGAGCTCGCCGCGGCGGCGACCTCGCGCTACAACGGCTGCATCTATTGTGCCTCGGTTCATGCGCGTTTTGCCAGCACCTATTCCAAGCGCCGCGAGGACGTGCAGAAGCTGCTCGACGAGGGCGTCAGCGCCGATCTCGGCGAGCGCTGGAATGCCGTGGTCAAGGCCTCGGTGGCACTGGCGTCGACGCCGATCACGTTCGGTCCTGATAATATTGCCGAGCTGCGTCATGCTGGCCTTGACGATGCCGAAATCGTCGACGTCATCAACTGCGCCTCGTTCTTCAACTGGGCGAACCGGCTGATGCTGTCGCTCGGTGAGCCCTCGAAATAG
- a CDS encoding CMD domain protein, with product MSTPDIIDTLAGIKPGSALDALRAKRLQARENAQKSYLSLFEPIDAGEFSLLERAAVAAFVTGLHGESSVAAFYRDKLAASAGGAALLEAIDAEIARGKTSGPYGSFPSGPLSIESTAGLIYRVSAASKSALGTRLVAALEHAHLLVFRPRDAASSDMKALLAAGWSNTGIVTFSQLVAFLSFQVRVVSGLRTLAVANA from the coding sequence ATGAGCACGCCTGACATCATCGATACGCTCGCCGGGATCAAGCCGGGATCGGCGCTGGATGCACTTCGCGCAAAGCGCCTGCAAGCGCGCGAAAACGCGCAGAAGAGCTATCTCTCTTTGTTCGAACCGATCGACGCCGGCGAGTTTTCGCTGCTCGAACGCGCTGCGGTCGCGGCCTTCGTGACCGGACTCCATGGCGAATCGTCCGTTGCGGCTTTCTATCGCGACAAGCTAGCGGCGAGCGCGGGCGGCGCGGCTCTGCTCGAAGCAATCGATGCGGAGATCGCGCGGGGCAAGACTTCGGGCCCCTATGGCTCGTTTCCATCAGGCCCGCTGTCGATCGAGAGCACGGCGGGCCTGATTTATCGCGTAAGCGCGGCGAGCAAGTCGGCGCTCGGCACCAGGCTTGTCGCGGCGCTCGAGCATGCGCATCTGCTGGTGTTCCGCCCGCGCGATGCGGCATCCAGCGACATGAAGGCGCTGCTTGCCGCCGGCTGGTCCAACACGGGTATCGTCACCTTCTCCCAACTCGTCGCGTTCCTGTCGTTTCAGGTGCGGGTCGTGAGCGGCTTGCGCACGCTTGCCGTGGCGAACGCATAA